A genomic stretch from Triplophysa dalaica isolate WHDGS20190420 chromosome 4, ASM1584641v1, whole genome shotgun sequence includes:
- the yipf6 gene encoding protein YIPF6, translating to MAEVEESNKRMFAGLSDISISGDIPVEGDISVPIGSQNADNDLSTLDEPVKDTIMRDLRAVGQKFVHVMYPKKSSALLRDWDLWGPLLLCVTLALMLQGGSADSEEDGRPQFAEVFVIIWFGSVIITLNSKLLGGTLSFFQSLCVLGYCILPLTVAMIVCRIVLLGSSGSISFAVRLIVVIASFGWSTFASTAFLADSQPANRKALVVYPVFLFYFVIGWMILTFSPSH from the exons ATGGCGGAAGTAGAGGAGTCCAACAAGCGTATG TTTGCAGGTTTATCTGACATTTCAATATCGGGAGACATTCCAGTGGAGGGGGACATATCTGTGCCGATAGGTTCGCAAAATGCTGACAATGACCTCTCGACGCTGGATGAGCCTGTCAAAGACACCATT ATGAGAGATTTGAGAGCTGTTGGGCAGAAGTTTGTCCATGTGATGTACCCCAAGAAAAGTTCTGCACTCCTCAGAGACT GGGATTTGTGGGGACCTCTCTTACTCTGTGTCACCCTTGCCTT AATGCTTCAGGGTGGGTCGGCAGACAGTGAGGAAGACGGCAGGCCGCAGTTTGCAGAAGTCTTTGTCATAATTTGGTTTGGTTCTGTAATCATCACCCTTAATTCTAAACTCCTGGGAGGAACTTT ATCCTTCTTccagagtctgtgtgtgttggggTACTGTATTCTGCCTCTCACTGTGGCCATGATTGTTTGCCGCATTGTTCTGTTGGGGAGCTCAGGCAGCATTAGTTTTGCTGTCCGCCTCATAGTTGTCATCGCCTCCTTCGGCTGGTCAACATTTG CCTCAACAGCATTTCTTGCAGACAGTCAACCGGCCAACAGAAAAGCTCTGGTTGTGTATCCGGTATTCCTGTTTTACTTTGTGATCGGCTGGATGATTTTGACATTTTCGCCCTCTCATTAG